From Streptomyces sp. TLI_235, a single genomic window includes:
- a CDS encoding citrate lyase beta subunit — translation MRHFGHLADDVRERLFLHQPVAFGLDSDAAVLSTALGATLYSPATRTTLAADIRKQAARGVVSMVLCLEDAIADHEVPAAEANLVAQLGGLAAAGDTDLPLLFVRVRAAGQITDLAERLGPAVRLLAGFVVPKFTEESGGPFLEALTAAEERSGRRLFAMPVLESPELAHLETRREELFSIARLLEKHRERILAVRLGVTDLCSAYGLRRSPDLTAYDVALVAGVIGDVVNVLGRADGTGYTVTGPVWEYFPVQERMFKPQLRRTPFAEAHPPADGVRQRIIEHDLDGLIREIELDRANGLLGKTCIHPSHVPAVHALSVVTHEEYSDARDILSRDGGGVLRSAYTNKMNEAKPHRAWAERVLLRAEVFGVAREDVSFAELLGACLCG, via the coding sequence TTGCGCCACTTCGGCCACCTCGCCGACGACGTCCGCGAACGACTCTTCCTGCACCAGCCGGTCGCCTTCGGGCTGGACAGCGACGCCGCGGTGCTCTCCACCGCGCTCGGCGCGACCCTCTACAGCCCGGCCACCCGCACCACGCTCGCCGCCGACATCCGCAAGCAGGCCGCCCGCGGCGTGGTCTCCATGGTGCTCTGCCTGGAGGACGCGATCGCCGACCACGAGGTGCCGGCCGCCGAGGCCAACCTGGTCGCCCAGCTCGGCGGGCTGGCCGCCGCCGGCGACACCGACCTGCCGCTGCTGTTCGTCCGGGTCCGCGCCGCCGGGCAGATCACCGACCTCGCCGAGCGCCTCGGCCCCGCCGTCCGGCTGCTGGCCGGCTTCGTCGTGCCCAAGTTCACCGAGGAGAGCGGCGGCCCCTTCCTGGAGGCGCTCACCGCCGCCGAGGAGCGCTCCGGCCGGCGCCTGTTCGCCATGCCGGTGCTGGAGTCGCCCGAGCTCGCCCACCTGGAGACCCGCCGCGAGGAGCTCTTCTCGATCGCCCGGCTGCTGGAGAAGCACCGCGAGCGAATCCTCGCCGTCCGGCTCGGCGTCACCGACCTGTGCTCCGCGTACGGGCTGCGCCGCTCGCCCGACCTCACCGCCTACGACGTGGCCCTGGTGGCCGGCGTCATCGGCGACGTGGTCAACGTGCTCGGCCGCGCCGACGGCACCGGCTACACCGTGACCGGCCCGGTCTGGGAGTACTTCCCGGTGCAGGAACGGATGTTCAAGCCGCAGCTGCGCCGCACCCCATTCGCGGAGGCGCACCCGCCGGCCGACGGCGTCCGGCAGCGCATCATCGAGCACGACCTGGACGGTCTGATCCGCGAGATCGAACTCGACCGGGCCAACGGCCTGCTCGGCAAGACCTGCATCCACCCCAGCCACGTGCCCGCCGTGCACGCCCTCTCGGTCGTCACGCACGAGGAGTACTCCGACGCGCGGGACATCCTCAGCCGGGACGGCGGCGGCGTGCTGCGCTCCGCGTACACCAACAAGATGAACGAGGCCAAGCCGCACCGCGCCTGGGCCGAGCGGGTACTGCTGCGGGCCGAGGTCTTCGGCGTGGCCCGCGAGGACGTCAGCTTCGCCGAACTGCTCGGCGCCTGCCTCTGCGGCTGA